One genomic region from Bos indicus isolate NIAB-ARS_2022 breed Sahiwal x Tharparkar chromosome 17, NIAB-ARS_B.indTharparkar_mat_pri_1.0, whole genome shotgun sequence encodes:
- the RFLNA gene encoding refilin-A isoform X2 encodes MRDPQPCTKKETLALMSVVFSPSQSSVLQCHPGGQLPPAHPPSTPAREMRPRMLPVFFGESIEVNPEPTPEIRCNSEVKYASEKHFRDKVFYAPVPTVTAYSETIVAAPNCTWRNYRSQLTLEPRPRALRFRSTTIIFPKCASNSFRTTLHLSLGRPRCWFTASVQLQLCPRPGPGLLGPTPL; translated from the exons ATGAGGGACCCACAGCCATGTACCAAGAAGGAAACTCTTGCCTTGATGAGCGTGGTTTTCAGCCCATCGCAGAGCTCCGTCCTGCAGTGTCATCCCGGGGGGCAGCTC ccccctgcccacccaccaAGCACCCCAGCACGAGAGATGAGGCCCCGGATGCTGCCTGTGTTCTTTGGGGAGAGCATTGAGGTGAACCCAGAACCCACACCAGAGATCCG CTGCAATTCTGAGGTCAAGTATGCATCGGAGAAGCACTTCCGGGACAAGGTCTTCTATGCGCCGGTGCCCACGGTCACGGCCTACAGCGAGACGATCGTGGCCGCCCCCAACTGCACTTGGCGCAACTACCGCAGCCAGCTGACCCTGGAGCCGCGCCCTCGCGCCCTGCGCTTCCGCAGCACCACCATCATCTTCCCCAAGTGTGCCAGCAACTCCTTCCGCACCACCCTGCACCTCAGCCTGGGCCGGCCCCGCTGCTGGTTCACGGCCAGTGTGCAGCTGCAGCTGTGCCCGCGCCCCGGGCCCGGTCTCCTGGGCCCCACGCCGCTCTGA